A window of the Blattabacterium cuenoti genome harbors these coding sequences:
- a CDS encoding Glu/Leu/Phe/Val family dehydrogenase: MLKKNQNKTGSYDFFHCIEKNFNKAAKFISVEKGLLEQIKLCNSVYRINFPVRIGKEIKVIESYRVQHSHHKLPCKGGIRYSIKVNQNEIMTLAALMTYKCAIMDVPFGGAKGGIKIDPQTMSIDNIEKITRRYTSELIKKNFIGPGIDVPAPDYGSGEREMSWIFDTFLSLNPGDVNALACVTGKPISQGGVRGRKEATGLGVFYGIRELCRMKEEMFSIGLDIGIIGKKIIIQGLGNVGYHVANFFYNSGAIIIALAEREGAIYNENGLNISDVLSHLKETGSILNFPGAKNINNTDKALELECDILIPAALENVIHKNNADKIKAKIIGEAANGPITYDADKILRKKGIIIIPDIYLNAGGVTVSYFEWLKNLSHVRYGRVERKFSENMNSELLQIIETICKKKVSIEEKKIILRGASEIDLVRSGLEDTMINGFHKIRDLKKSLCINSTRTAAFLLSIKKIVDSYKKLGIFP; the protein is encoded by the coding sequence ATGTTAAAAAAAAACCAAAATAAAACTGGTTCATATGATTTTTTTCATTGTATAGAAAAAAATTTTAATAAAGCAGCTAAATTCATTTCTGTAGAAAAAGGTCTTTTAGAGCAAATTAAATTATGTAATTCTGTTTATAGAATAAATTTTCCAGTTAGAATAGGAAAAGAAATAAAAGTAATTGAATCATATAGAGTTCAACATTCTCATCATAAACTTCCTTGTAAAGGAGGTATTAGATATAGTATTAAAGTTAATCAAAACGAAATAATGACATTAGCAGCACTTATGACATATAAATGTGCTATAATGGATGTTCCATTTGGAGGAGCTAAAGGTGGCATAAAAATAGATCCACAAACTATGTCAATAGACAATATAGAAAAGATAACTCGTCGTTATACTTCTGAATTAATAAAAAAAAATTTTATTGGACCTGGAATTGATGTTCCTGCTCCTGATTATGGATCTGGAGAAAGAGAAATGAGTTGGATTTTTGATACATTTCTTTCTTTAAACCCAGGAGATGTTAATGCATTAGCTTGTGTAACTGGAAAACCGATTTCACAAGGAGGAGTTAGAGGAAGAAAAGAAGCTACAGGTCTAGGTGTTTTTTATGGTATTAGAGAATTATGTAGAATGAAAGAAGAAATGTTTTCTATTGGATTAGATATTGGAATAATTGGAAAAAAAATTATAATACAAGGACTAGGAAATGTTGGTTATCATGTAGCTAATTTTTTTTATAATTCTGGAGCTATAATTATAGCTTTGGCAGAAAGAGAAGGTGCAATATATAACGAAAATGGATTGAATATTTCTGATGTTCTTTCACATTTGAAAGAAACAGGATCTATTTTAAATTTTCCAGGTGCAAAAAATATAAATAATACAGATAAAGCATTAGAATTAGAATGTGATATTTTAATTCCAGCAGCGTTAGAAAATGTAATACATAAGAATAATGCTGATAAAATTAAAGCAAAAATTATAGGAGAAGCAGCTAATGGGCCTATAACTTATGATGCTGATAAAATACTTAGAAAAAAAGGTATTATAATCATTCCGGATATATACCTAAATGCTGGAGGTGTTACTGTTTCTTATTTTGAATGGCTTAAAAACTTAAGTCATGTTCGTTATGGAAGAGTAGAAAGAAAATTTAGTGAAAATATGAATTCAGAATTATTACAGATTATTGAAACAATTTGCAAAAAAAAAGTCTCTATAGAAGAGAAAAAAATTATATTAAGAGGTGCAAGTGAGATAGATTTAGTAAGAAGTGGGTTAGAAGATACTATGATTAATGGATTTCATAAAATACGTGATTTAAAAAAATCATTATGTATAAATAGTACACGAACTGCAGCTTTTTTACTATCTATTAAAAAAATAGTTGATTCTTATAAAAAATTAGGAATTTTTCCATAA
- a CDS encoding PASTA domain-containing protein encodes MKLKHILIIIINILFSIFILYKITQITSVWTDMYTKHGTYVVVPNLRYFNLSKSISILKKLGLRYYIENLPDNNIVFNKNNKVISVNPKSGTHVKEGRRISIWIDNKSKNIILPNIIYKNKYKAIKILRKKNIHINKIIYINNLPKEKVLKVIFNKKFIYPGYIIPFYKNKITLLVGNGLNKDKLVMPNIIGMSLNKAISILKNKSFSFITYHCYYEIPNNYKLYTYDNKKNKVLRQNPSPGVICNKKINIEIWIKNSKKSIK; translated from the coding sequence ATGAAACTAAAACATATTTTAATTATTATTATTAATATATTATTTTCCATATTTATTTTATACAAAATAACTCAAATTACTTCAGTTTGGACTGATATGTATACAAAACATGGAACATATGTAGTTGTACCAAATTTACGATATTTTAATCTGTCTAAATCTATTTCTATATTAAAAAAACTAGGATTAAGATATTATATAGAAAATTTACCTGATAATAATATCGTTTTTAATAAAAATAATAAAGTTATTTCTGTTAATCCAAAATCTGGAACTCATGTAAAAGAAGGAAGACGCATATCTATATGGATAGATAATAAAAGTAAAAATATTATTTTACCTAATATAATTTATAAAAATAAATATAAAGCTATAAAAATTCTTAGAAAAAAAAATATTCATATAAATAAAATTATATATATAAATAATCTTCCAAAAGAAAAAGTTTTAAAAGTTATTTTTAATAAAAAATTTATTTATCCTGGATATATAATTCCATTTTATAAAAATAAAATAACTCTATTAGTAGGAAATGGTTTAAATAAAGATAAATTAGTTATGCCTAATATTATTGGAATGTCTTTAAATAAAGCAATTTCTATATTAAAAAATAAATCTTTTAGTTTTATAACATATCATTGCTATTATGAAATACCTAATAATTATAAATTATATACGTATGATAATAAAAAAAACAAAGTTTTACGTCAAAATCCTTCTCCAGGAGTAATTTGTAATAAAAAAATTAATATAGAAATATGGATAAAAAATTCCAAAAAATCTATTAAATGA
- the mgtE gene encoding magnesium transporter yields MFNENEDKNSFLNKKFLNNQTINVLVKLVHNNPDDIVDIFSLLKLQKAKYVFKFLDFPIKKKLIENFSHTKRREFLNYLSVDDRVSFLENLPKIFLKDLIKYLNTEEKKKTLVSLGYPENSVGRLMVPYNIAVKKDWKIEEVLIYIRKEVKNSDVIEIIYIVDNKGKLINDIKLGEFLLVDPNTRVSKLIDDSKYISVLKVTDTEEKATKIFSMNNRVSLPVVDDQNYLLGIVTIDDILWVLNENYKEDFQKMGGMEVINQSYLKIPLYNLIKKRAGWLILLFMGEMLTTTVMHKFSWFIEKAIVLSLFIPLVVSSGGNSGSQASSLIIQAMALGEVKIKDWWIVMRREIICGFFLGSFLGFTGFLRIVTWHGINLVNYGKHWILIGFTVFLSLIGVVSWGTISGSMLPFIIKKLGGDPASSSAPFVATLVDVIGLLIYFSISYYILRGILL; encoded by the coding sequence ATGTTTAATGAAAATGAAGATAAAAATAGTTTTTTAAACAAAAAATTTTTAAATAATCAAACTATAAATGTATTAGTAAAACTTGTACATAATAATCCGGATGATATAGTTGATATATTTAGTTTATTAAAATTACAAAAAGCTAAATATGTATTTAAATTTTTGGATTTTCCTATAAAAAAAAAACTTATAGAAAATTTTTCTCATACTAAAAGAAGAGAATTTTTAAATTATCTATCTGTAGATGATCGTGTTTCTTTTTTAGAAAATCTTCCTAAAATATTTTTAAAAGATTTAATTAAATATTTAAATACTGAAGAAAAAAAAAAAACATTAGTATCTTTAGGATATCCTGAAAATAGTGTAGGACGTTTAATGGTTCCATATAACATTGCAGTTAAAAAAGATTGGAAAATAGAAGAAGTTTTGATTTATATCAGAAAAGAAGTAAAAAATAGTGATGTTATAGAAATTATTTATATAGTAGATAACAAAGGTAAATTAATAAACGATATAAAATTAGGAGAATTTTTATTAGTTGATCCAAATACAAGAGTTTCTAAATTAATAGATGATAGTAAATATATTTCAGTTTTAAAAGTAACTGATACAGAAGAAAAAGCTACTAAAATATTTTCAATGAATAATAGAGTATCATTGCCTGTAGTAGATGATCAAAATTATTTATTAGGTATAGTAACTATTGACGATATATTATGGGTATTAAATGAAAATTATAAAGAAGATTTTCAAAAAATGGGAGGTATGGAGGTTATTAATCAATCTTATTTGAAGATACCATTATATAATTTGATAAAGAAAAGAGCTGGATGGTTAATATTACTTTTTATGGGAGAAATGTTAACTACTACAGTAATGCATAAATTTTCTTGGTTTATAGAAAAAGCTATAGTATTATCATTATTTATACCATTAGTAGTCTCTAGTGGAGGTAATAGTGGATCTCAAGCTTCAAGTTTGATTATTCAAGCAATGGCTTTAGGAGAAGTTAAAATAAAGGATTGGTGGATAGTAATGAGAAGAGAAATTATTTGTGGTTTTTTTTTAGGTAGTTTTTTAGGTTTTACAGGATTTTTACGTATAGTTACATGGCATGGAATAAATTTAGTTAATTATGGTAAACATTGGATTTTAATTGGATTTACAGTTTTTTTATCTTTAATTGGAGTAGTTTCTTGGGGTACAATAAGTGGATCAATGTTACCATTTATAATTAAAAAATTAGGTGGGGATCCAGCAAGTTCTTCAGCTCCTTTTGTAGCTACATTAGTAGATGTTATTGGATTATTAATATATTTTTCTATATCATATTATATTTTACGTGGGATTTTACTATAA
- a CDS encoding FeoA family protein translates to MNLSDLKKGEKGIIKGYKNYNFPIKLLELGVLPGVEFEILFVSIFCDPLCISYDHFCLVLRKKEANNILIEPII, encoded by the coding sequence TTGAATTTATCTGATCTTAAAAAAGGTGAAAAAGGAATTATTAAAGGATATAAAAATTATAATTTTCCAATAAAATTACTAGAACTAGGGGTTCTACCTGGAGTAGAATTTGAAATACTTTTTGTATCCATATTTTGTGATCCATTATGTATAAGCTATGATCATTTTTGTTTAGTTTTAAGAAAAAAAGAAGCAAACAATATTTTAATTGAACCTATTATCTAA
- the feoB gene encoding ferrous iron transport protein B — protein MKKEIKLAIIGNPNVGKTSLFNKLTGLNQKIGNYTGVTVDKKIGFFSYKNKNYQIIDLPGTYSIYPSSDDEEIIVDLLLNKKNIDYTDNIIVVADSSNLKKSFLLLRQIQDLGFSIILVLNMIDEAKKRGIFINIIKLKKLLLKNIVLINARKGVGIDILKEKIYNNFYSKKNNFFHPELYLQSAITDVKKKYNINNSYKAWYYLATNNISDKEDYNNIKKIRKKYKIIPKRLQIKETIVRYEEINKIYLETISINITYKNKKYLNFSKIIDRSLIVHPIWGYLIFLFILFFIFQCVFFCSEFFKYYIEFFFSIIQKKLKIIHPGPLNNFLLEGIIPGIITVITFIPQISILLFFLLLMEESGYINRVIFLMDRIMRPFGLSGKSVVPLISSMACAIPAIISSRYIENSRDRLITMLATPFITCSARLPVYILIISLIIPDKKWYIIQLRGIILLSMYLIGVIFALTVSMILNKILKNNYNSHLIIEIPTYKIPILKNIFMNLLIHIKSFIFNTGKIILLMDIVIWVLGSYGPSSFTNDKNNIFYIKEQNIDKSYLGLLGKKIEPIIHPLGYDWKIGVGLLSSVIAREVFVSTMNSIYGIEKKENINLINSMKKDINLNNNKPIYNFSTGMSLLSFYALSIQCTSTLYILKRETKSWKWPVIQFFFMTITSYLFSFLIYQILHNICGIIQ, from the coding sequence ATGAAAAAAGAAATTAAATTAGCTATTATAGGTAATCCTAATGTAGGTAAAACATCTTTGTTTAATAAATTAACTGGACTTAACCAAAAAATAGGAAATTATACTGGAGTAACGGTAGATAAAAAAATAGGATTTTTTTCATACAAAAATAAAAATTATCAAATTATAGATTTACCTGGAACTTATAGTATTTATCCATCATCAGATGATGAAGAAATAATCGTTGATTTATTATTAAATAAAAAAAACATAGACTATACAGATAATATTATTGTCGTTGCAGATTCTTCCAACTTAAAAAAAAGTTTTCTTTTACTTAGACAAATTCAAGATTTAGGTTTTTCTATTATACTTGTTTTAAATATGATAGATGAAGCAAAAAAAAGAGGAATATTTATAAATATAATAAAATTAAAAAAACTTTTATTGAAAAATATTGTATTAATAAATGCAAGAAAAGGAGTTGGAATCGATATTTTAAAAGAAAAAATATATAATAATTTTTATAGCAAAAAAAACAATTTTTTTCATCCAGAATTATATTTACAATCTGCTATAACAGATGTAAAAAAAAAATATAATATTAATAATTCTTATAAAGCATGGTATTATTTAGCAACAAATAATATTTCTGACAAAGAAGATTATAATAATATTAAAAAAATAAGAAAAAAATATAAAATTATTCCAAAAAGATTACAGATTAAAGAAACTATTGTTAGATATGAAGAAATAAATAAAATTTATTTAGAAACAATTAGTATAAATATTACATATAAAAATAAAAAATATTTAAATTTCTCTAAAATAATAGATAGATCATTAATTGTACACCCAATTTGGGGTTATTTAATATTCTTATTTATTTTATTTTTTATTTTCCAATGTGTATTTTTTTGTTCTGAATTTTTTAAATATTATATAGAATTTTTTTTTTCTATAATTCAAAAAAAATTAAAAATTATACATCCTGGACCTTTAAATAATTTTTTATTAGAAGGAATTATTCCTGGAATAATTACTGTAATTACTTTTATTCCACAAATATCTATTCTTTTATTTTTTTTACTTCTTATGGAAGAAAGTGGATATATAAATAGAGTAATTTTTTTAATGGATAGAATTATGCGTCCATTTGGATTAAGTGGAAAAAGTGTTGTTCCTCTTATATCTAGTATGGCATGTGCAATTCCAGCTATTATATCATCTAGATATATAGAAAATTCAAGAGATCGTTTAATAACAATGTTAGCTACTCCCTTCATAACTTGTTCTGCAAGATTACCTGTTTATATATTAATAATATCTTTAATAATACCAGACAAAAAATGGTATATAATACAATTAAGAGGTATAATATTGTTGTCTATGTATTTAATAGGAGTAATATTTGCATTAACTGTATCTATGATTCTTAACAAAATACTAAAAAATAATTATAACAGTCACCTTATTATAGAAATTCCAACCTATAAAATACCAATATTAAAAAATATATTTATGAATTTATTAATTCATATAAAATCATTTATTTTTAATACTGGAAAAATTATTTTACTAATGGATATTGTAATATGGGTTTTAGGATCATATGGACCATCATCATTTACAAATGATAAAAATAATATTTTTTATATAAAAGAACAAAACATTGATAAATCTTACCTTGGATTATTAGGTAAAAAAATAGAACCTATTATTCATCCATTAGGATATGATTGGAAAATAGGAGTTGGATTATTATCCTCTGTAATAGCAAGAGAAGTTTTTGTAAGTACTATGAATTCTATTTATGGAATAGAAAAAAAAGAAAATATAAATCTAATAAATTCAATGAAAAAAGATATTAATTTAAATAACAATAAACCTATTTATAATTTTTCAACAGGAATGTCTTTGTTATCTTTTTATGCACTTTCTATACAATGTACAAGTACATTATATATTCTTAAAAGAGAAACAAAATCATGGAAATGGCCTGTTATTCAATTTTTTTTCATGACTATAACCTCATATTTATTTTCTTTTCTCATTTATCAAATACTACATAATATATGTGGGATTATACAATAA
- a CDS encoding RluA family pseudouridine synthase codes for MIIIANKNQIKIRLDIFLKEKLSFLSRNQIQILIKVGKILINNNIIKKNNYIIKPLDIIDVNINSYDLKKNKNLSNEYNDIIAKKININIIYEDDDIILINKPHGLVVHPGCGNETKTLIHGIKYYYDYIFSNNVYRGGLVHRLDKDTSGLLIIAKNNISYKFLCKQFLYKTIKREYIALIWGDVSNKKKIIEGFIRRDPNNRKKMINSNINKIGKYSVTHYKILEIFGKYITLVLCNLETGRTHQIRVHFKYLGNPIICDTTYGKDEHFIKKLPNKYKSFFKNCLYKLSRQALHAISISFIHPNGKKYYFSCPISKDINIILNEFRNKFL; via the coding sequence ATGATTATTATAGCTAATAAAAATCAAATTAAAATACGTTTAGATATCTTTTTAAAAGAAAAACTTTCGTTTTTAAGTAGAAATCAAATACAAATACTTATAAAAGTAGGAAAAATATTAATTAATAATAATATTATAAAAAAAAATAATTATATAATAAAACCTTTAGATATTATTGATGTTAATATAAATTCATATGATTTAAAAAAAAATAAAAACTTATCAAACGAATATAATGATATTATAGCAAAAAAAATTAATATAAATATTATTTATGAAGATGATGATATAATATTAATAAATAAACCACATGGATTAGTAGTTCATCCAGGATGCGGAAATGAAACAAAAACATTAATTCATGGAATTAAATATTACTATGATTATATATTTTCAAATAATGTATACAGAGGAGGATTAGTCCATAGATTAGATAAAGATACATCTGGATTATTAATTATAGCAAAAAATAATATTTCTTATAAATTTTTATGTAAACAATTTTTATATAAAACAATAAAAAGAGAATATATAGCATTGATATGGGGAGATGTTTCTAATAAAAAAAAAATTATTGAAGGATTTATTAGGAGAGATCCTAATAATAGAAAAAAAATGATCAATAGTAATATAAATAAAATAGGAAAATATTCAGTAACACATTATAAAATATTAGAAATTTTTGGAAAATATATTACTTTAGTTTTATGTAATTTAGAAACAGGTAGAACTCATCAAATAAGAGTACATTTTAAATATTTAGGAAATCCAATAATTTGTGATACAACATATGGAAAAGATGAGCATTTTATAAAAAAATTACCAAATAAATATAAATCTTTTTTCAAAAATTGTTTATACAAACTGTCTAGACAAGCATTACATGCAATATCTATTTCATTCATTCATCCAAATGGAAAAAAATATTATTTTTCTTGTCCTATTTCAAAAGATATAAATATAATTCTAAATGAATTTAGAAATAAATTTTTATAG
- a CDS encoding class I tRNA ligase family protein has translation MKYNFQEIEKKWNTYWKKHKTFHIKENKKNKYYILNMFPYPSGSGLHVGHCLGYIASDIYARYKRGKGFNVLHPIGFDSFGLPAEQYAIQTGKNPKKTSYENEVRYQKQINNIGISFDWSRKLSTRNPLYYKWTQWMFIEIFNSWYDKNEDKAKSIGLLIKEFENNGNYLTKAYTSYIKKFDSKTWKKYNKYEKEKILQNYRLAFLFDSIVNWCPELNTVLANEEVNNGKSIRGGFSVYKKKMLQWNIRVSAYSKRLINGLNTIKCSKSLKKIQSNWIGKSKICTIIAEIANNNIKLEIPIYYPELIFGITFIVLSKNHFLSKKINSLCNKQTLINNNILYKKFLNTSSDIGILTDNYILHPITKKCIPIFISDFFYSKNELHVIKAGIPEHEKDSMFFSKIFNLETIPVLKVINKNEFCINSLFINKLNRYEARKKILKFIVEKQIGKIKTYYKLRDAIFSRQRYWGEPIPIYFKNKIPISIPKKKLPIILPVIKNYYPKDGKSALQRAKNWAWDETKKKIVSNNLIDYKNIFPIETSTMPSWAGSSWYFLRYMDVHNNKFFLDAKKEKYWKNVDLYIGGAEHGTGHLIYARFWNKFLKDRGWINEEEPFKKILNQGMILSYSAIILKVIGKRIFVSYELKEKKKDLFTYQEMYIDISFIKENNQLNIDKFKKYNNEFMHASFLMEKGVFLCKRKLEKMSKSKFNVINPDHIYYKYGSDVFRMYEMFLGPINQSKSWNEEKIIGVKNFINKFWKLYHINGNFNVCKDPPTFKEMQILHSFIKDIDNKIKKFSFNTCISSFMIIVNKLIKIKCNKEKILEPLVKLISPFAPYIAEELWNKLGKKKSIVYSYIPTYNSKYIEKKVKYIIMFNGKLKFIKNFNSKYSIDEIKNIVLNDYEIKNLLKKKKLKKLIIIPKKIINILY, from the coding sequence ATGAAATATAATTTTCAAGAAATAGAAAAAAAATGGAATACATATTGGAAAAAACATAAAACTTTCCATATTAAGGAAAATAAAAAAAATAAATATTATATATTAAATATGTTTCCTTATCCATCAGGATCAGGATTACATGTAGGACATTGTTTAGGTTATATAGCTTCTGATATTTATGCAAGATATAAAAGAGGAAAAGGCTTTAATGTACTACATCCAATAGGATTTGATTCTTTTGGATTACCTGCAGAACAATATGCTATTCAAACTGGTAAAAATCCTAAAAAAACATCATATGAAAATGAAGTTAGATATCAAAAACAAATAAATAATATTGGAATATCATTTGATTGGAGTAGAAAATTAAGTACTAGAAATCCATTATATTATAAATGGACTCAATGGATGTTCATAGAAATTTTTAATTCTTGGTATGATAAAAATGAAGATAAAGCTAAATCTATAGGATTATTAATTAAAGAATTTGAAAATAATGGTAATTATTTAACAAAAGCATATACATCATACATTAAAAAATTTGATTCAAAAACATGGAAAAAATATAATAAATACGAAAAAGAAAAAATTCTTCAAAATTATCGTTTAGCTTTTTTATTTGATAGTATAGTTAATTGGTGTCCTGAACTAAATACTGTTTTAGCTAATGAAGAAGTTAATAATGGAAAAAGTATAAGAGGAGGATTTTCTGTATATAAAAAAAAAATGTTACAATGGAACATAAGAGTTAGTGCATATTCAAAAAGACTTATAAATGGATTGAATACAATAAAATGTTCTAAATCTCTTAAAAAAATCCAATCCAATTGGATTGGAAAATCCAAAATATGTACAATTATAGCAGAAATTGCAAATAATAATATTAAATTAGAAATTCCTATTTATTATCCAGAATTAATATTCGGAATTACTTTTATTGTATTATCTAAAAATCATTTTCTTTCAAAAAAAATAAATTCTTTATGTAATAAACAAACATTAATTAATAATAACATTTTATATAAAAAATTTTTAAATACATCATCTGATATTGGAATATTAACGGATAATTATATATTGCATCCTATTACAAAAAAATGTATACCAATTTTTATCAGTGATTTTTTCTACTCAAAAAATGAATTACATGTTATAAAAGCTGGAATACCTGAACATGAAAAAGATAGTATGTTTTTTTCCAAAATATTTAATTTAGAAACTATACCTGTATTAAAAGTAATAAATAAAAATGAATTTTGTATTAATTCATTGTTTATAAATAAATTAAATAGATATGAAGCAAGAAAAAAAATTTTAAAATTTATTGTTGAAAAACAAATAGGAAAAATTAAAACATATTATAAATTACGTGATGCAATTTTTTCTAGACAAAGATATTGGGGTGAGCCAATTCCAATATATTTTAAAAATAAAATTCCAATATCAATTCCAAAAAAAAAATTACCTATTATATTACCAGTAATAAAAAATTATTATCCAAAAGACGGAAAATCTGCGTTACAGAGAGCAAAAAATTGGGCTTGGGATGAAACAAAAAAAAAAATAGTATCTAATAATTTAATTGATTATAAAAATATTTTTCCAATAGAAACTAGTACTATGCCTAGTTGGGCTGGATCAAGTTGGTATTTTTTACGTTATATGGATGTTCATAATAACAAATTTTTTTTAGATGCAAAAAAAGAAAAATATTGGAAAAATGTTGATTTATATATTGGCGGAGCTGAACATGGAACCGGTCATTTGATTTACGCAAGATTTTGGAATAAATTTTTAAAAGATAGAGGATGGATAAACGAAGAAGAACCATTCAAAAAAATATTAAATCAAGGAATGATTTTAAGTTACTCTGCTATAATTTTAAAAGTTATTGGAAAAAGAATTTTTGTATCTTACGAATTAAAAGAAAAAAAAAAAGATTTATTTACATATCAAGAAATGTATATAGATATATCTTTTATAAAAGAAAATAATCAGTTAAATATAGATAAATTTAAAAAATATAATAACGAATTTATGCATGCTTCATTTTTAATGGAAAAAGGAGTCTTTTTATGTAAAAGAAAGTTAGAAAAAATGTCTAAATCTAAATTTAATGTAATAAATCCTGATCATATATATTATAAATATGGATCTGATGTTTTCAGAATGTATGAAATGTTTTTAGGCCCTATAAATCAATCTAAATCTTGGAATGAAGAAAAAATAATAGGAGTAAAAAACTTTATTAATAAATTTTGGAAATTATATCATATAAATGGAAATTTTAATGTATGTAAAGATCCTCCAACATTTAAAGAAATGCAGATTTTACATTCTTTTATTAAAGATATAGATAATAAAATAAAAAAATTTTCTTTTAACACATGTATTAGTTCTTTTATGATTATTGTAAATAAACTAATTAAAATTAAATGTAATAAAGAAAAAATACTTGAACCATTAGTAAAATTAATATCACCATTTGCTCCTTATATTGCTGAAGAATTATGGAATAAATTAGGAAAAAAAAAATCTATTGTATATTCATATATTCCTACTTATAATTCTAAATATATTGAAAAAAAAGTAAAATATATTATTATGTTTAATGGAAAATTAAAATTTATAAAAAATTTTAATTCTAAATATTCAATAGATGAAATAAAAAATATAGTTTTAAATGATTATGAAATAAAAAATCTTTTGAAAAAAAAAAAATTGAAAAAATTAATTATAATACCAAAAAAAATAATAAATATATTATATTGA
- a CDS encoding D-alanine--D-alanine ligase, whose amino-acid sequence MKITKKIAIVMGGYSKESTISINSGNTIFNNLCRKKYDPYKVYISKDKWIVKTINNKEYPINKKDFSFFIKKKNFNFDCVFNIIHGTPGEDGILQSYFDLLKIPYTGCGFYHSSITFNKKYCSIFLKNFGINISKSFFININQNFCRKKIIDEIGLPLFVKPSKSGSSIGISKVTEEKNFESALKKAFLEDKEIIVESFLKGKEISVGIYSFNNKINVLPITEIISQNDFFDFESKYSGKSKEITPAILPINIKNKIIKISIKIYKLLNLNGMSRLDFIIVNDTPYFLEINTIPAFSKESIFPKQLKKAGISLSDFFHNLINSCLLYNEK is encoded by the coding sequence ATGAAAATAACTAAAAAAATTGCCATTGTTATGGGTGGATATTCAAAAGAATCTACTATTTCTATAAATAGTGGAAACACTATTTTTAATAATTTATGTAGAAAAAAATATGATCCTTATAAAGTATATATATCAAAAGATAAATGGATTGTAAAAACTATAAATAATAAGGAATATCCAATTAATAAAAAGGATTTTTCTTTTTTTATAAAAAAGAAAAATTTTAACTTTGATTGTGTATTTAATATAATACATGGAACTCCTGGAGAGGATGGAATTTTGCAATCATATTTTGATTTATTGAAAATTCCTTATACAGGATGTGGTTTTTATCATTCTAGTATTACTTTTAATAAAAAATATTGTTCAATTTTTTTAAAAAATTTTGGGATTAATATATCTAAATCTTTTTTTATAAACATAAATCAAAATTTTTGTAGAAAAAAAATTATAGATGAAATAGGATTACCTCTTTTTGTAAAACCAAGTAAATCTGGATCTAGTATAGGAATAAGTAAAGTAACTGAAGAAAAAAATTTTGAATCTGCATTAAAAAAAGCTTTTTTAGAAGATAAAGAAATAATTGTTGAATCCTTCCTTAAAGGAAAAGAAATATCTGTAGGAATTTATTCATTTAATAATAAAATTAATGTTTTACCAATAACAGAAATTATTAGCCAAAATGATTTTTTTGATTTTGAATCAAAATATTCTGGAAAATCTAAAGAAATAACTCCTGCAATATTACCAATAAATATTAAAAATAAAATAATAAAAATTTCTATAAAAATATATAAATTATTGAATTTAAATGGAATGTCTAGATTAGATTTTATTATAGTTAATGATACTCCATATTTTTTAGAAATTAATACAATTCCAGCTTTTTCAAAAGAAAGTATATTTCCAAAACAATTAAAAAAAGCTGGAATATCTTTATCTGATTTTTTTCATAATTTAATAAATTCATGTTTATTATATAATGAAAAATGA